The following nucleotide sequence is from Citrus sinensis cultivar Valencia sweet orange chromosome 6, DVS_A1.0, whole genome shotgun sequence.
TTTGCACCAGATTGTTAAATCTTAAATACAATTATATATCTAGGCCGTGAGTACcttcaaaactaaaatttttaggtCAAATGGCGTAAACTAAACACGTCAAAAATGTTGGCAAAATAATTAGTATAAAGTAATTATAagagcataaaagaaaatattcacCTATACCGATGACAAATTGGAAGAAGCAACAAACTATTTAAACCCAAGCAGCTTCCCTTTGCCAGTGAATGCCTTGAACTTATTATTAGCTTCTTCCTTCACAGCTTGCGGCTGCTGCTTCGACTGCTCTTCAACTTGAGAAGGAAAAGGCACTTTTCGTTTCACCAGCTTCTCATCAGGTTCTTTGTAATCCAACGGAGGTGCAAAATCAACTTCACAATCCGTCTCGGTTATACTCACTGCATTCGAAGGCTTCGTTTCCAGCACATCAATGTAATACTTGCTCTCATTATGCATGATCATAATCGTATCACCCGTCGTCAAACAGGAAAACTTCCTCAGAATCGCTTCCAAAACAGCTCTTGGGTTCGAAAGCTCATCAAGAAAGCCCTTGGTGTGCGGCTGCAGCTTCATGTACGTTGCTTTGGCTAAACTCACGTTGGTTACCCTAACGAGTTCGTATTCTTGGAGCTTCATGTTGTCCATCATCCAGTTGGGCAAGTAAATAAAACCCTCATCTGCCGTGAACTCCACGACACCGCAGTGTGTCGTTTTGCCGGAGGAAAGATTACAGAGCTCGAACATCATGGGGTATCCCACTTCGGTGTGTGCAAGGCGATCGAATGCAGACTGAGGCATGATGATCTTGTCACCGGGTTCATGTTGAGGCTTGGCTACGTGCGAGAGAGAGTAACAATGGTAGTGCTTTTCGAAGCAAGTGTAGTATTCGTCGCGTTTGTTGGACGCCATAATATTGCTCGCAGGATTGATCGATGAAGAGAGAAGAGGTCTATTAAGAAAGCAGATTTGCAACTAATTAATGTGATGGGGTGTTATTGCACTAGTAGTGTATATATGATGCTACAAGATCAAAATTCTTGTGCAATGCGGTTTAGCAGTTCGCTTTAGGAAATCAAATTCCTTGTCTGCTTTGGAGACCATGTGCTAGCTATATTACCTAACTAGGAAAGAATTAActttaatccaatccaattttaagtctaattttatttgcttatgatcaatttaatcatttaaaaattaaccgACTTTAGTAGGTAAAGGTTTGAGACATAGTTCTTCTCCCCCCCTCTTTCATTTGACAAACTtgaatttgatataattaatagaaaaactACTCATTCGAATATTTAccataagaaaaaattatgcaaagAATCTCATCTCATAGGTCCTCAAAACTATTTA
It contains:
- the LOC102626115 gene encoding uncharacterized protein LOC102626115, coding for MASNKRDEYYTCFEKHYHCYSLSHVAKPQHEPGDKIIMPQSAFDRLAHTEVGYPMMFELCNLSSGKTTHCGVVEFTADEGFIYLPNWMMDNMKLQEYELVRVTNVSLAKATYMKLQPHTKGFLDELSNPRAVLEAILRKFSCLTTGDTIMIMHNESKYYIDVLETKPSNAVSITETDCEVDFAPPLDYKEPDEKLVKRKVPFPSQVEEQSKQQPQAVKEEANNKFKAFTGKGKLLGFK